Part of the Streptomyces europaeiscabiei genome is shown below.
CTCGGCTAGACCTCTCGGACCTTGCGGGCCTGCGGGCCTGCGGGCCTGCGGGCGGAGGGGCTCAGGCCATGCGGTCGTCGCTGAACTGTCGGGCCAGGAACGCGAAGGCGTCCTGCTCCGCCGGGGTCAGCTCCACGTGCTCCACGTGCGGGCCCCTGCGGAGCTGATGGGGCAGGCCCCGCAGACGCTGCCCGCGCCTGCGGGCCCGGTCGGCGAAGCGGCCGCGGTGGACCTCGTGGTCACGGCGCAGGACGCGGACGAGCACGGCGACCCAGACGACCGCCGCGAGGACGAGGGCGGCCACGCCCAACGGGTGGAGGATCGACACGTGCTCAGGCATGCCGTCCAGTAGACACCACCCGATGGGACTTTGAGCCCGGACCGTGACGTATCTCGCAGGTACGGCTTACACGTCACACCGGTTGTAAAGGCTTCAAAGGGACGCACGGGGCGTCTCGCTCACCTCGGTCCGGCCCCTGTCTCCTCCCGGCCGGGGAACGCGTACGACCGCGGCCCTCCCCGGCCGGGGAACGCGCATGGCCGAGGCCCTCCCCGGCCGGGAAACACGTACGACCGCGGCCCCCTCCCACGCGGAGGGGGCCTCGGCCGTACGCACGGTCACGGGTTCAGGCCGCGACCGGCTCCTTCGTCTGCGCGTCGGCGGCCGCGGGAGCGGACTCGGGCGTCGTGCCCGCCGGGGCCTTGCGCATGCCCTTCAGGAGGATGACCAGGCCGGCCGTGACCGCCGTACCGACCGCGACGGCCAGCAGGTAGAGGAACGGCCTGCCGATCAGCGGGGTGACCCAGATACCGCCGTGCGGGGCGCGCAGGGTCGAGCCGAAGGCCATGGCCAGCGCGCCGGTGACCGCGCCGCCCGCCATGGAGGCCGGGATCACGCGCAGCGGGTCGGCCGCCGCGAACGGGATCGCGCCCTCGGAGATGAACGAGGCACCGAGCACCCAGGCCGCCTTGCCGTTCTCGCGCTCGGTGGTGGTGAACAGCTTCTTGCGGATCGTGGTCGCGAGGGCCATGCCCAGCGGCGGGACCATGCCGGCCGCCATGACAGCCGCCATGATCTTCATCGCGGAGTCGCTGGGGTCCTGCACGGCGATACCGGCGGTGGCGAAGGCGTAGGCGACCTTGTTGACGGGGCCGCCCAGGTCGAAGCACATCATCAGGCCGAGCAGGACACCGAGCAGGATCGCGTTGCTGCCGGAGAGGCCGCTCAGCCAGTCCGTCATGCCCTTCTGCGCCTCGGCGATGGGCTTGCCGATCACCACCAGCATCAGGAAGCCGACGATCATCGACGAGATGAGCGGGATCACCACCACCGGCATGATGCCGCGCATCACCGGCGGGATCTTGATCCGCTGGATACCGAGGACGACCCCACCGGCGATCAGACCGGCGGCCAGGCCACCGAGGAAACCCGCGTTGATGTTGGCGGCGATCATGCCGCCGACGAAGCCGGGGACGAGACCCGGCCGGTCCGCCATGCCGTACGCGATGTAACCGGCGAGGACGGGGATCAGGAAGCCGAAGGCGACGTCACCGATCTGGAACAGCAGGGCCGCCCAGCTGTCGACCTGGAGCCAGTCGAAGTGCTCGGTGACCGGCTTGGCCTGGTTGATCTCCCAGCCGCCGATCGCGAAGCCGAGGGCGATGAGGAGACCGCCCGCCGCGACGAACGGGACCATGTAGCTCACGCCTGACATCAGCCACTTGCGCAGCTTGGTGCCGTAGCCCTCGCCGGGCTCGCCCGCCCGGTCGACAGGGGTGCCGGGGCGCGCGGCGGCGGTGACCTCGCCGCGCTCGGCCTTGCCGCGGACCTCGGCGATCAGTGCGGCGGGGCGGCTGATGCCCGCTTTCACGCCGACGTCGACGGTGGGCTTGCCGGCGAAGCGGTCCTTCTCCCGTACGGGCACGTCGTGGGCGAAGATCACACCGTCGGCGGCGGCGATGACCGCCGGGTCGAGACGGGAGAACCCGGCCGAGCCCTGCGTCTCGACGACGATCTCGACGTCACCGGCGTCCCGGCCCGCGTTCTCCAGCGACTCGGCGGCCATGTAGGTGTGCGCGATGCCGGTGGGGCAGGAGGTGACGGCGACGATACGGAAGGGGCGGGCCTCGACGGGGGCGGCCTCGACGGGGGCGGCCTCTTCGGGGACGGTCGGCGCCGGGGTCGTGCTGACCGCGGCGGCGTCGGGGGAGGCCGTTCCGCCCGACGCCGCCGCGGAGTCTTCGGTGCCCGAGGTGGTCTCGGTGGGCTGTGCCGTCTCGTCGCCCCGGATGAGCGCGGCGGCGCGGGCCGCGTCGTCCACGGCGCGGAGCGCGTCCGTGAACTCGGTGTTCATCAGCTGGCGGGCGAGGGAGGACAGGATCGTGAGGTGGGCGTCGTCCGCGCCCGCCGGGGCGGCGATCAGGAAGATCAGGTCGGCGGGGCCGTCGGGCGCGCCGAAGTCGACGCCGGCCGCGCTGCGGCCGAAGGCGAGGGTCGGCTCGGTGACGTGCTCGCTGCGGCAGTGCGGGATGCCGATGCCGCCGTCGAGGCCGGTCGGCATCTGCGCCTCACGGGCGGCCACGTCGGCGAGGAAGCCGTCCAGGTCGGTGACCCGGCCCTTCGCCACCATGCGCTCGGCGAGGGCACGCGCCGCCGCTTCCTTCGTATCGGCGGACAGGTCGAGGTCGACCAGGTCCGCGGTGATCATCTCGCTCATCGCGGGCTCCTTCGCACGCGTATCGCCCGGGGGATGTGGCGGGCGGGGGTGGGGACGGAGGTGTGGGGGGCGTGGGCCACGGGGGCCGACCGGGGGAAGGACAGGTGCGGGAGGGCGGGTAAGGAAGAACGCAGGTTCGTTCGCGGTCTTCCGCTCATGACACCGGCTCCCTCAGGACCAGGTCCGCCGGTATCTCCGCCGTCACCGTGACCGCGGCCGGGTCCAGGTCGGACGGGGTCGGCATGACGCTTCCCGGGAGTTGGACGGCGGCGGCGCCGTGGGCGACGGCGGACGCGAGGGCTTCGGGGCCGTGGCCGCCGGCGATGAGGAAGCCGGCGAGGGAGGAGTCGCCGGCGCCGACGTTGCTGCGGACGGCGTCGACGCGGGCGGTGCCGAACCAGGCGCCCGAGGCGTCGACGAGGAGCTGCCCGTCGGCGCCGAGGCTGGCCAGCACCGCGTCGGCGCCCATCTCGCGGAGCTCCTCCGCGGCCTTGACGGCGTCGCCGACGGTGGCGAGGGGGCGGCCCACGGCTTCGGCGAGTTCCTCGGCGTTGGGTTTGACGACGTCCGGGCGTTCGCGGAGGGCGGCGAGCAGGGCCGGGCCGGAGGTGTCCAGGGCGATGCGGACGCCGGCGGCGTGCGCGCGGGCGACGAGTTCGGCGTACCAGGACGGGGCGAGGCCGCGCGGGAGGCTGCCGCAGCAGGCGATCCAGGAAGCGTCGGCGGACTGGGCACGGACGGTCTCCAGGAGGAGTTCCTGCTCGGCGGCCGTCAGTTCGGGGCCGGGTGCGTTGATCTTCGTCAGGACGCCGTCGGCCTCGGCGAGGGCGATGTTGGAGCGGGTCGCCCCGGCCACCGGCACCCGCGCGACCTCGATGCCCTGCGCGTCGAGGAGGTCCGCGACCAGCGCGCCCGGCGCTCCGCCGAGCGGCAGTACGGCCACGGTGCGCCGGCCGGCCGCGGCGACCGCCCGGGATACGTTGACGCCCTTGCCGCCCGGGTCCATGCGTTCGCCGGTGGCCCGGATGACCTCACCGCGGTCGAGGGAGGGGACCTCGTAGGTGCGGTCGAGGGACGGGTTCGGTGTGACGGTGAGGATCATGAGCGGTCTTTCCGGCCGTTGGACCGGGCCGCGGCGGAGCCGTTGACGGGTGTCGTGCCCGGGACGCGCAGCACTTCGGTGCCCTTGCGTTCGATGGCGAGGGCGTCTTCGGGACTCAGTCCGCCGTCGGTGATCAGCAGATCCACGTCGCTCAGGTCGCCGAAGCGGGCGAAGTGCTCCTGGCCGTGCTTGGAGGAGTCGGCGAGCAGCACCACGCGCCGGGCGGCGGCCACCGCCGCCCGCTTCACGGCGGCCTCGGCGAGGTCGGGGGTGGTCAGACCGTGGTCGACGGAGAAACCGTTGGCCGCCACGAAGAGGACGTCGGCGCGGATCTCTCCGTAGGCCCTGAGCGCCCAGGCGTCCACGGCGGCGCGCGTGCGGTGGCGGACACGGCCGCCGACCAGGTGGAGCTGGATGCCCGGGTGGTCGGCGAGGCGGGCCGCGATCGGCAGGCTGTGCGTGACCGCGGTGAGCGCGGCCTCCAGCGGGATGACGGCGGCGAGGCGCGCGATCGTCGTACCGGCGTCGAGGACGACCGTGCCGTCGCTCGGCAGTTCGGCGAGGGCGGCCTGCGCGATGCGGTCCTTCTCGTCGGCCGCGGTGCCCTCACGCTCGGCGAGGTCGGGCTCGAAGTCCAGGCGGCCGGCGGGGATCGCGCCGCCGTGCACCCGCTGGACGAGGCCGGCGCGGTCGAGGGCCTTCAGATCCCGGCGGATGGTCTCCGCCGTGACCTGGAACTCCTCCGCCAGCGACACCACGTCCACCCGGCCGCCGTCACGCGCGAGCCGGAGGATCTCCTGCTGCCGCTCCGGTGCGTACATGTCCGTTCCCCTCCGACCGATGCCCGATTCTGTGGTTTCGATCGGAGGCTACGCCCGGATTTCCAGAAAGTAAACAGGTTCGGGCGTGACTCAGACATGGACGGGCATGCCCGGGCGTACGGCGAGAGGTGGGGTCCGGCACCTTCCCAGGTGCCGGACCCCACCTCTCGCCGCCGCCGGCGCACCGGTTCACCGCCGGTCAGCGCACCGGCTCACCGGCCCGTGCCGACGCCTGCTCACCGGCCCCGGCGTACACCGGCTCGTCGGTTTCTGCGTACACCGGCTCGTCGGGCTCCGCGGACGTCGACTCGTCGGGCTCCGGGGACGTCGGCTCACCGGGCACCGGGGCGGCTCGCCCCGGCAGGGCGAACATCAGCAGGAAGATCGCGACCAGGACGGCGGCCACCCAGCCGAGCGCGTACTCGAAGGCGTCCACGAAGGCGGGGCCGATCTCGGCCGAGGCGAGGTGGTCGTCCATGACGCCGAAGAAGACGACGGCGACCAGGCCGAGGCCCAGCGCATTGCCCATCTGCTGGACGGTGCTGATCAGCCCGGACGCGGACCCGGCGTGCTCTCGCGGCACTCCGGAGAGGATCGCGTCGGTCAGCGGGGCGACGACGAGACCCATGCCCGCGCCCATCACGACCAGCGGGAGCGCCATCTGCCAGGGGGTGATGGCGAGGCCGTACCGTTCGGACTCCGCCAGGTACAGCAGCACCCCGGCCGCCATCAGCAGCGCGCCCGTCTGGAGGACCTTGCGGCCGAAGCGCGGGACGAGCTTCTGGACCGAGACCCCGGCCGCGACCGACACGGCGAGGGAGAACGGGATGCCGGTGAGGCCGGCCCGCAGGACGCTCCAGCCGAGGCCGGTCTGGAGATAGAGCGTCCAGACGAGGAAGAAGACACCGAGGGCGACGCCGAAGACGGTCTGCACGGCGATGCCCGCAGCGAAGCTCTTCACCCTGAACAGCGACAGTTCGATGAGCGGCGACCCGTCACGCGCGGTCTTGCGCCGCTCGTACGCCACCAGCGCCACGAGCACGGCCAGCGAGCCGGCCATCGAGACGTACCCCCACAGCGGCCAGTCCAGCTCCCGGCCCCGGGTGAGCGGGTAGAGCAGCATCAGCAGGCCGGCGGTGACGAGGGCGACGCCCACGAGGTCCAGCTTCAGTGCCTGCGGGGCCTTGGACTCGGTGATGAAACGGCGGCCCAGGATCAGGCCCGCGACGCCGACCGGCAGGTTGATCAGGAAGATCGCCCGCCATTCGAGGCCGAGCGGGTTCCACTCGATGAGCAGGGCGCCGAGCAGCGGGCCGGAGACCGCGCCGAGGCCCACGATCGCCCCGAACAGGCCGAACACCTTGCCGCGTTCGTGCGCCGGGAAGGTCGCGTGCACGATCGACAGCACCTGCGGCACCATCAGCGCGGCGGTCGCGCCCTGCGCGATCCTCGCCGCCACCAGCATCTCCGGGTTCGCGGCGAGGCCGCACAGCGCGGAGGCGAGCGTGAAGCCGCCGATCCCGAGGAGGAAGATCCGCCTGCGGCCGTGGATGTCGCCGAGGCGGCCACCGGTGACGAGGCCCGCGGCGAAGGCGAGGGCGTAGCCGGCGGTGATCCACTGGATCTGGCTGAACGTGGCGTGTTCGCTTCGCTGGATGGAGGGGATCGCGATGTTGACGATGGTGACGTCGACCAGGTCCATGAAGGCGGCCGTCATGACGATGGCGAGGGCTGTCCAGCGGCGGCGGTCGGCTCCGCCGGGGGACGCGTCGAGCGCCGTTCGGGCTTCTGTCGTCGGGTCGCCGACGTTCGTCCGTGGCTGGTCGCGCCCACGCGACGGAGTCGCAGATGTAACAGCCCCGCGCCCCTGAAGGGCGCTCGTTGTCGAGGTCATGCGTGGAAAGTAGAGGTCCAGTAGGCCAGATCGTGTCCTACTTCTCCGGCATGCTCGGGTCATGACGACACCAGGGAAACCATCGGCCGGAGAGGGGCTCTCATGACCACCGACACCCCCGGCAGGCTCCTCCAACTCCTCTCCCTCCTCCAGACGCCCCGTGAGTGGCCCGGTGGGGAACTCGCCGGGCGGCTCGGGGTGTCGCGTCGTACGGTCCGGCGGGACATCGACCGGCTGCGGGAGCTGGGGTATCCGGTGCAGGCGACCATGGGGGCCGAGGGCGGGTACCGGCTGGTGGCGGGGAAGGCGATGCCCCCGCTCGTGCTGGACGACGAGGAGGCCGTGGCGATCGCGGTGGGGTTGCGGGCCGGGGCCGGGCACGCGGTGGAGGGGGTGGACGAGGCGTCCGTACGGGCGCTCGCCAAGCTCGAACAGGTGCTGCCGTCGCGGTTGCGTCACCGGGTCTCCACGTTGCAGGCCGCCACCACTCCCCTGACCAGCGGCGACGGGGCGACCGTCGCACCCGAGACGTTGACCGTGATGGCCTCGGCGGTGGCGGGTCGGGAGCGGCTGCGCTTCGCCTACCGTTCCGGCGACGGCACGGACTCACGGCGCCACTGCGAGCCGTACCGGCTCGTCTCGACCGGCCGCCGCTGGTATCTCGTCGCGTACGACCTCGACCGCGCCGCCTGGCGCACCTTCCGGGTCGACCGGGTCGAGGAACCTTTCGCCACGGGCGCCCGGTACGCGCCGCGTGAGCTGCCGACGGGGAGTGCGGAGGAATATCTGCGGCAGTCGATGTACCGGCGGCAGGAGACCTACGCGTTCGACGTCACCTTCGCCGCGCCCGCCGAGTTCATCGCGGCCCGGCTCCCCCGCTGGTTCGGTACGCCCGAACCCCTCGACGAGCACAACTGCCGGCTGCGGGCCTCCGTCGGCGACTCCGTGGAGTGGCTGGCCGTACGGCTCGCCATGGTCGACTGCGACTTCACAGTGCACGAGCCGCCTGAACTGGTCGGGTGTGTCAAGGAGTTGGGCTCACGGCTGACTCGGGCGGCGGGCGCCTCCGAGGCGTGAGGCTCGGGGTCGGACACGGGACGCGGGACGCGAGGCACGAGGCACGGGACGCGAGGCACGGGACGCGAGGCACGGGACGCGGGCCTCTGACGTGCGGGACGCGGGCCTCTGACGTGCGGGTATGGCACTCGCCATGCCCGGGCGGGGATTGCCTCCGGGGCACTATCTGCCCCGTTCGGTTCACCCCCGGGGTTCAGGGGCCGGGGGTCGGTCTGCCTGGCCCTGATTCCCTCCGGCCGGACCCCTCGGGCCGGTCGGACTCCCTCGGGCCGGTCGGCCCGTTCGGGCGGCTTCCCCCCTGTGGCTTCCGGGGCTCCCCGGGGCTTCCATGGCTTCCATGGCTTCCATGGCTTCCATGGCTTCCATGGCTTCCATGGCTTCCTGCGACAGCGGAAAAGAAGCCGGGCTCCGGCGCCGGGGGGGGTGGCGCCGAAGCCCGGCTCTCGGAGAGTCCCGGCGCTGGGGGGAGAGCGTCGGGACTCGGCTTCGGATGGCTTCGGTGAAGTCCGGGGTCCTGCGGTGAAGTCCTGTTCAGGGCCATGACGGGACTTCGAGTGGTGACGGCGTACGGAGGCGCACACGCACTTCGGTGTGGCGTGTGCCCCCCCGACTCCCTCGAACTCCGGGTCCCGGGCCTGACGGCTCCGGGCCCGGTGAAGTCGTGGCCCGGAAGTCTTGTGCCCCGGGAACGGGGAGTTGAAGCGGCGTAGTACGGCCAAGTAGCGGCACAGTACGGCCAAGGTGTGGCCGACGTACGGGTGGTACGCCGGACCAAGCCCCGTGGCGGCCCCAGGGGTTGGGCCGTACGGGGCCTTGGTCCGTACCGGGCCGGATCGTCCGTTGCTTGACCCTCGAAAGGGTCAGGCGACCGCGTCGAAGCCGGTGTCGCGGGCGAGCTTCTTCAGTTCGAGCAGGGCGTGCTTCTCGATCTGGCGGATCCGCTCACGGGTGAGCCCGTGTTCCTTGCCGACCTCGGTGAGGGTGCGCTCGCGGCCGTCCTCGATGCCGTACCGCATCTTGATGATGGACGCGGTGCGCTGGTCGAGGCGCCCGATGAGGTCGTCCAGCTCCTCGCTGCGCAGCAGCGTGAGCACGGACTGCTCGGGCGAGACCGCGGAGGTGTCCTCCAGCAGGTCGCCGAACTGGGTGTCGCCGTCGTCGTCCACCGACATGTTCAGCGAGACCGGGTCGCGGGCCCAGTCGAGGACGTCGATGACACGGTCCGCGTTGGAACCGAGCTCGGCGGCGATCTCCCGGGGCTCGGGGTCGCGCCCGTGCTCGCGGTTGAACTCGCGCTGCACGCGGCGGATCCGGCCCAGCTCCTCGACGAGGTGGACGGGCAGCCGGATGGTGCGCGACTGGTCCGCTATCGAACGGGTGATGGCCTGACGGATCCACCAGGTGGCGTACGTCGAGAACTTGAAGCCCTTGCGGTAGTCGAACTTCTCGACCGCGCGGACCAGGCCGGCGTTGCCCTCCTGGATGAGATCGAGCAGGGGCAGGCCACTGCGCGGATAGCGCCGGGCGACGGCCACGACAAGGCGCAGGTTGGACCGTATGAAGATGTCCTTGGCCCGCTCGCTGTCGGCGACGAGGGCTTCGAGCTCCTCGCGGGTGGCGTCCGCCTTGGGCTCCTCGGCGCCGTCGAGGATCTGCTGCGCGAACACACCCGCCTCGATCATCTGGGACAGCTCGACTTCCTTGGCGGCGTCGAGCAGCGGTGTACGCGCGATCTCGTCGAGGTACATGCCGACCAGGTCGCGGTCGGCGATCTCGCCGCCAGAGGCGCGAACGCTGCGAGCCGCGTCGGTCCGGCCGGCGGACGAACGACGAGCGGCGACGGCACGGGTTGCCATGCGTGCTCCCTTGCGATGGTGGGCTGGCAGGGTCGTATCGGGTCCTGCACGGGTCTTGATGCGGCCGCTCGGACACTCTCCCGAGTGCCCTGCTTCCGAAGGAAACAACGACTGGAATCAGGACAGAATTCCCAACCCGTCCCACTATTTTTCTGATCTTGCAGTACCCTGTGCCGCCACAGGGGGAGGCGAGATGTCCAGGGAGTCCGTAGAGGTGCAGGTCAGACCAGGAGTCGAGACCGACCTCGCCGCCCTCACCGACATCTACAACCACTACGTCCGTGAGACGCCCATCACATTCGATACCGCCGTCTTCACTCCGGAAGAGCGCCGTCCTTGGCTCCTCTCCCACCCTGAAGACGGCCCGCACCGCCTGATGGTTGCCACCTCCACGGACTCACAGCGGATTCTCGGGTACGCCACGAGCAGCGCGTTTCGCGTGAAACCGGCGTACGACACCTCGGTGGAGGTGTCGGTGTACCTCGCCCCGGACGCGGGCGGCCGGGGCGTGGGCACGCTGCTGTACAAGGCCTTGTTCGAGGCGCTCGCCGACGAGGACGTCCATCGCGCCTACGCCGGGATCGCCCAGCCGAACGAGGCGTCGACACGGCTGCACGAGCGGTTCGGGTTCCGTTACGTCGGCACGTATCGGGAGGTCGGGCGGAAGTTCGGGCGGTACTGGGATGTGGCCTGGTACGAGAAGGGGCTGTGACTCCCCGCCGACGGCCCGGGCCGTTGATCGGCCGAACTCGCTGATCGGCCGAACCCACCGCTCGGCCGAACTCACTGCTCGGCCGAACTCACTGCTCGGCAGACAGTGCCTCCCTCATGACCTTCGCGGAGGCGGTGGGGTCGTAGTTCTCGGGCACCCCTTCGACCAGGATGATGTCGCCCTCGACATGTCGTGACCGCAGCGGGGCTATTTCCTGGTACGCGGGGGAGTCCCACCAGCTCCGCGCCTCGGCGATCCCGGGGAAGCCGATCACCACGACAGCTCCGGGCCAGCCCCCCTCCTTCACCTCGTGCTGGGCGAAGTGCACGAGGAAGCGGCCGCCGTACGGCTCGAAGGTGGCGGGGATGCGCTCGACGTACTCGGCGATCTCCGGGTGCGGGGCGGCGTCCCTCAGGTGGGCTATGGCGTAGGCGGGCATGGCGTCCTTCCGGTCGGGCGCTCTGGCGGTCGGGCTCCGTACGCCGACGAGCCTGACAGCCGGACGGGCCGGGGTCGATGACCTGACAGGTAAACGACCCCGGCCCGAGGGCCCGTGCCAACAGGCCCGCCCCGTCGCCGGGGCCGCCGCCGGGAGCGGCTAGCCGAACTGCACCGAGCGCTTCGCCAGCCCCAGCCAGAAGCCGTCGATCACCGACCGCTGGGCATCCAGTTCACCGGAGGCCTCGGCCGCGCCCATCGTGACGAAGAGGGGGGCGAAGTGCTCCGTGCGGGGGTGGGCGAGCTGCCCGGCCGGGGACTTGTGGAGGAAGTCGAGGAGGGCGTCCCAGTCGCGGGATTCGAGGGCCCGGTGGCCCCAGTCGTCGAACTCGGTGGACCAGGTGGGGACGCCGGCCTGGCGGAGGGCGGCCAGGTTGTGGGTGAAGAATCCGGAGCCGATGATCAGCACGCCCTCGTCCCGGAGGGGGGCGAGCTTGCGGCCGATGTCCATGAGCTTCACCGGGTCGAGCGTCGGCATGGAGATCTGCAGGACCGGGATGTCGGCGTCGGGGTACATCTCCACCAGGGGGACGTACGCACCGTGGTCGAGGCCCCGATCCGGAATGTCCTGGACGGGGATGCCGGGGGCCTGGAGCAGCTTGCGGACCGAGGCCGCCAGCTCGGGGGCACCCGGTGCCCCGTACTGGACCTTGTAGTAGTGCTCGGGGAAGCCCCAGAAGTCGTAGACCAGGGGGACGGGGGCGACGGCGCCGAGGGCGAGCGGGGCCTTCTCCCAGTGGGCGGAGACCATGAGGATCGCCTTGGGGCGGGGCAGGGTCGCCGACCAGGCGGCGAGCTCGGCGGGCCAGATCGGGTCGTCGGCGAGCGGCGGGGCCCCGTGACTCAGGTACAGGGCGGGCATGCGCTCGGCTGTGGCGGCGGACATAGGGGTGACTCCCTCAACACGCGCGACGCACACGACACACGCGCCTCGGCGGGCCCGGTGGTCGCTCTCTGTCTCCTTGGTTTCGCCTGGCTCTCCAGGCTCTTGAGACTCCCCCAACTCCCCAGTAGTTGAAGTCTCAATATTTCTTGTTTCACCTTACATCTCTATAGTTCAAATTTCAAGAAGGAGCCTCGTACAGTGGAGTCATGAAGGATGCATCCGCTGAGGAAGAACCCCGCTGGCTCACCGACGAGGAGCAACGCACCTGGCTCGCCTACGTGCACGCCACAACCCTGCTCGAGGACCATCTCGACCGCCAGTTGCAGCGCGACGCGGGCATGCCGCACCTCTACTACCACCTGCTCGTGGTGCTGTCCGCAGCGCCGGAGCGGCGGCTGCGGATGACCGAGCTGGCGATGCAGACGAAGATCACGCGGTCGCGGCTGTCGCACGCCGTGTCCCGGCTGGAGAAGAACGGGTGGGTGCGGCGCGAGGACTGTCCGTCCGACAAGCGGGGGCAGTTCACCGTACTGACGGACGGGGGGTCCGAGATGCTCTCGAAGAGCGCGCCGGGGCATGTGACCGCGGTGCGGCAGGCGCTGTTCGACCGGTTGTCGGCGGAACAGCGGAAGGCCCTCGGCGAGATCATGGGAGTCATCGCGGAGGGCCTTCAGCCGTCTGAGGCGGGTGCGGATCTGCCCTGGCTTCGTTAGGGGCCTTTCCGTCGTGGAGTTGTGCGGGTGGGCGGGGTCTCACGCGGTGGCCGCGCGGTTGCCGCGCAGCTGCCGCGCGGTTCCCGCACCCCTGGAGGGGTGGGGTGGGGTGGGGCATGAGCTTCACCCCTGCCCCACCCCACCCCACCCCTCCAGCACCCCTCTCAGTGGGCGATCACCGGAACCTTGATCTCGTCCGTCGCGTCCTCGCCCGCTCCGGCCGTGGCCGTCATGTCCGGCTTGCCGGTGGTGATGAGGGTGAAGGCGATGGCGGCGGAGGCCACGAGGATGGCCACGGCGAACCAGATGGCGTTGGTGTAGCCGTTGACCATGCCCTGGAGTTCGACCAGCTGGCGGGCCGGCTTCGAGGTGGCCGAGCCGATGTGGTCCTTGATGTAGGACGTGGTCGCGGAGGCGGCGATCGTGTTCAGGAGGGCCGTGCCGATGGCACCGCCGACCTGCTGGGAGGTGTTGACCATGGCGGAGGCCACGCCCGCGTCACGCGGTTCGACACCGTGGGTCGCGAGGGACATCGCCGGCATGAACGCCGTACCCATACCGAGGCCGAGCAGCAGCTGGGCCGGCAGGAGCAGACCGGCGTACGAGGAGTCGACCTCCATCTGGGTCAGCAGGAGCATGCCGAGGCCGGCGACCAGGAAGCCGGGGGCCATCAGCAGGCGCGGCGGGACCCGGGTCATGAGGCGGGTGCCGATCTGGGTCGAGCCGGTGATCATGCCCACGATCATGGGCAGGAAGGCGAAACCGGTCTTGACCGGCGAGTACCCCTTCACGATCTGCAGGTAGTAGGTCAGGAAGAGGAACAGGCCGAACATCGCGATGATCGCGAGGCCGAGGGAGAGGTAGACACCACCGCGGTTGCGCTCGATGAGCACGCGCAGCGGCAGCAGCGGGGCCTTGACCTTGGACTCGACGAACACGAAGGCCGCGAGAAGCACCGCCGAGGCGATGAACAGGGTGATCGTCATCGAGTCGCCCCAGCCCTCGGACTCGGCCCGCGTGAAGCCGTAGACCAGGGAGACCAGGCCCAGGGTGGACAGGATCACGCCGGGGATGTCGAGCGGGGAGCGGTTGCGGCCGCCCGCCGGCTCACGGATGACGAAGTACGCGCCGACCGCCGCGATCACCGCGAACGGGATGTTGACGAAGAAGGTCCAGCGCCAGTCCAGGTACTCGGTGAGGAAGCCGCCGAGGATCAGGCCCACGGCGCCGCCACCACCGGCGATCGCGCCGTAGATGCCGA
Proteins encoded:
- a CDS encoding DUF1330 domain-containing protein; amino-acid sequence: MPAYAIAHLRDAAPHPEIAEYVERIPATFEPYGGRFLVHFAQHEVKEGGWPGAVVVIGFPGIAEARSWWDSPAYQEIAPLRSRHVEGDIILVEGVPENYDPTASAKVMREALSAEQ
- a CDS encoding GNAT family N-acetyltransferase — protein: MSRESVEVQVRPGVETDLAALTDIYNHYVRETPITFDTAVFTPEERRPWLLSHPEDGPHRLMVATSTDSQRILGYATSSAFRVKPAYDTSVEVSVYLAPDAGGRGVGTLLYKALFEALADEDVHRAYAGIAQPNEASTRLHERFGFRYVGTYREVGRKFGRYWDVAWYEKGL
- a CDS encoding sigma-70 family RNA polymerase sigma factor; this encodes MATRAVAARRSSAGRTDAARSVRASGGEIADRDLVGMYLDEIARTPLLDAAKEVELSQMIEAGVFAQQILDGAEEPKADATREELEALVADSERAKDIFIRSNLRLVVAVARRYPRSGLPLLDLIQEGNAGLVRAVEKFDYRKGFKFSTYATWWIRQAITRSIADQSRTIRLPVHLVEELGRIRRVQREFNREHGRDPEPREIAAELGSNADRVIDVLDWARDPVSLNMSVDDDGDTQFGDLLEDTSAVSPEQSVLTLLRSEELDDLIGRLDQRTASIIKMRYGIEDGRERTLTEVGKEHGLTRERIRQIEKHALLELKKLARDTGFDAVA
- a CDS encoding MarR family winged helix-turn-helix transcriptional regulator, with product MKDASAEEEPRWLTDEEQRTWLAYVHATTLLEDHLDRQLQRDAGMPHLYYHLLVVLSAAPERRLRMTELAMQTKITRSRLSHAVSRLEKNGWVRREDCPSDKRGQFTVLTDGGSEMLSKSAPGHVTAVRQALFDRLSAEQRKALGEIMGVIAEGLQPSEAGADLPWLR
- a CDS encoding dioxygenase family protein, with the protein product MSAATAERMPALYLSHGAPPLADDPIWPAELAAWSATLPRPKAILMVSAHWEKAPLALGAVAPVPLVYDFWGFPEHYYKVQYGAPGAPELAASVRKLLQAPGIPVQDIPDRGLDHGAYVPLVEMYPDADIPVLQISMPTLDPVKLMDIGRKLAPLRDEGVLIIGSGFFTHNLAALRQAGVPTWSTEFDDWGHRALESRDWDALLDFLHKSPAGQLAHPRTEHFAPLFVTMGAAEASGELDAQRSVIDGFWLGLAKRSVQFG
- a CDS encoding MFS transporter yields the protein MSETVRSAAGSVDDPRNDAHANRWKALVFIALAQLMVVLDATIVNIALPSAQQDLGISDGNRQWVITAYALAFGGLLLFGGRISDLWGRKRTFVTGLIGFAGASALGGAATGEAMMLGARALQGVFGALLAPAALSLLAVMFTDAKERAKAFGIYGAIAGGGGAVGLILGGFLTEYLDWRWTFFVNIPFAVIAAVGAYFVIREPAGGRNRSPLDIPGVILSTLGLVSLVYGFTRAESEGWGDSMTITLFIASAVLLAAFVFVESKVKAPLLPLRVLIERNRGGVYLSLGLAIIAMFGLFLFLTYYLQIVKGYSPVKTGFAFLPMIVGMITGSTQIGTRLMTRVPPRLLMAPGFLVAGLGMLLLTQMEVDSSYAGLLLPAQLLLGLGMGTAFMPAMSLATHGVEPRDAGVASAMVNTSQQVGGAIGTALLNTIAASATTSYIKDHIGSATSKPARQLVELQGMVNGYTNAIWFAVAILVASAAIAFTLITTGKPDMTATAGAGEDATDEIKVPVIAH